The Toxoplasma gondii ME49 chromosome XII, whole genome shotgun sequence genome includes a region encoding these proteins:
- a CDS encoding hypothetical protein (encoded by transcript TGME49_246590), with product MAGTADGRRFRVYPHPRVPNPLRLVPPYAVDEAYSVPPVRHPAFSDTARFRKPDSNPHCRLDAPADSPALVSPLSCGHAQPRKYPEWDEQSFPFRRDPHPAGPCQCLECSFLDGRLAPHASVDGQAWPVQEETGPGLVPQSTTSRTSQIRCIQDHVGSFQRSSVFSEDDQDIPVNIEAESRRTHPPESVYTTDYVDHFAAPVHPGETPFEEPQTSFSPTRNLSLRDVSRLAPLREHNCSIPSGCDLPYNHACSIAQTERCLNRFDTTGTGHCSGCRSPSQNPAHACAVCAPHARDMIGSCFCSSCWRCGRNQIHACPEHCSHACGESPRGPPTRIVAHYPPCGTKADTPVPKIPRQPCWTAETAANDGVFSGHSRSRSTDTGDPEWQNRQANKNVPRTSCRNKCLTPTASGLASLNPKDYKYLPLWELQLVPPAGIPTTKFQPVTRT from the exons ATGGCGGGCACAGCGGACGGTCGAAGATTTAGGGTCTACCCGCACCCGAGGGTTCCCAACCCGTTGCGGCTAGTCCCTCCGTACGCGGTAGACGAAGCTTACTCTGTTCCCCCAGTGCGACATCCCGCATTTTCTGACACGGCCCGTTTTCGCAAGCCTGACTCCAATCCACACTGCAGACTCGACGCTCCAGCAGACTCCCCGGCGTTagtctctcctctcagcTGCGGACACGCTCAGCCCAGAAAGTATCCCGAGTGGGATGAACAGTCTTTTCCGTTCAGACGGGACCCACACCCCGCAGGTCCATGTCAGTGTCTGGAGTGCTCTTTTTTAGACGGGAGACTAGCGCCTCATGCAAGTGTCGATGGACAGGCGTGGCCTGTGCAGGAGGAAACTGGACCCGGACTCGTACCCCAGTCAACGACATCCAGAACGAGCCAGATTCGCTGCATCCAGGACCATGTCGGTTCTTTTCAGCGatcttctgtgttttcggAGGATGACCAGGATATTCCCGTGAACATAGAGGCTGAATCCAGGCGCACTCACCCACCGGAGAGCGTCTACACAACCGATTATGTAGACCACTTCGCTGCCCCCGTCCATCCGGGAGAGACCCCGTTCGAAG AGCCGCAAACATCGTTCTCTCCGACTCGAAATCTCTCCCTGCGCGACGTTTCGCGACTGGCACCGTTGCGAGAACATAACTGCAGCATCCCGAGTGGATGTGATTTGCCGTACAACCACGCCTGCTCAATCGCACAAACCGAGCGGTGCCTCAACCGCTTCGATACAACGGGGACCGGCCACTGTAGCGGTTGCCGGAGTCCCTCGCAGAACCCAGCGCATGCCTGCGCAGTTTGTGCTCCGCATGCAAGGGATATGATTGGATCCTGCTTCTGCTCGAGTTGTTGGAGATGCGGAAGGAACCAAATTCACGCCTGCCCAGAACACTGCTCTCACGCGTGCGGTGAATCTCCTCGAGGCCCGCCGACCCGGATTGTAGCCCATTACCCCCCCTGCGGAACAAAGGCCGACACTCCGGTACCGAAAATACCCCGGCAGCCGTGCTGGACGGCTGAAACAGCTGCCAACGACGGAGTTTTTAGTGGGCACTCCAGAAGCCGCTCCACGGACACGGGCGACCCGGAGTGGCAGAACCGCCAGGCAAACAAGAATGTGCCACGAACTTCTTGTCGGAACAAATGTCTGACACCCACTGCATCGGGACTTGCCAGCCTCAATCCGAAAGACTACAA GTACCTTCCCCTCTGGGAGCTACAGCTTGTGCCACCAGCTGGAATTCCCACGACAAAATTCCAACCGGTCACACGGACTTGA